From the genome of Thermococcus chitonophagus, one region includes:
- a CDS encoding tetratricopeptide repeat protein, whose protein sequence is MDIKEIVNMIEKGLIEEALQYLDVLEDIEKVIVLAKASMVTGNFELIDDALYILEKSIKKPDDKIIGYSEIAMALAKMGDYESSTEYFNKAIELLNKLDQYSAAVSAMLIGNRLAKAGFYDSAFETFEYSFDQIIDLDIEVSRKTDLILSLADIIEKTGDELPSDIALKFYERAYDIFDKLKVGQRAGVLEKKIRLAKIFSLTRDPEIRKLSYEGRFKQAIYKAHERFSRDKRGIVLLEMTLWAKENNMPIKHELLEMALKELENSNTEDKDMKRAVEILTELDEFQKAIEFAEKIRDPKVRDEALAKIAEKLAELGEVKAVREIIIPRIESEEVKRRLFSKL, encoded by the coding sequence ATGGACATTAAGGAAATTGTAAATATGATAGAGAAGGGACTTATTGAAGAGGCATTACAATACCTCGATGTGCTTGAAGACATTGAAAAAGTCATTGTCCTAGCTAAAGCAAGCATGGTAACTGGAAACTTTGAGCTTATTGATGATGCTCTTTATATTCTGGAGAAGTCTATCAAAAAACCTGATGACAAGATAATTGGATATTCTGAAATAGCGATGGCTCTGGCCAAAATGGGAGATTATGAAAGCTCAACTGAGTATTTTAATAAAGCCATCGAGCTTTTAAATAAACTTGATCAGTATAGCGCCGCAGTATCTGCAATGCTCATTGGTAATCGACTAGCAAAAGCGGGTTTTTATGATTCCGCATTTGAAACATTTGAATATTCATTCGACCAGATAATAGACCTGGATATTGAAGTTTCGAGGAAAACAGACCTCATATTGAGCTTAGCAGATATAATAGAAAAAACTGGTGACGAATTGCCTTCAGATATTGCACTCAAATTTTATGAGAGGGCTTATGACATATTCGATAAGCTGAAGGTAGGTCAAAGAGCAGGTGTTCTAGAGAAGAAGATAAGGCTCGCAAAGATATTTTCATTAACTAGGGATCCAGAGATAAGGAAGCTAAGCTATGAAGGAAGATTCAAACAGGCAATTTACAAAGCCCATGAGAGGTTTAGCAGAGATAAGAGGGGTATTGTCCTTTTGGAAATGACACTTTGGGCAAAAGAAAATAACATGCCAATAAAGCATGAACTACTCGAAATGGCGCTTAAAGAGCTTGAAAATTCAAATACTGAGGACAAGGATATGAAAAGAGCAGTTGAGATTCTTACTGAACTAGACGAATTCCAGAAAGCGATTGAATTCGCAGAAAAGATAAGAGATCCAAAGGTAAGAGATGAGGCCCTTGCAAAAATAGCTGAAAAACTAGCTGAACTAGGAGAAGTCAAGGCAGTTAGGGAGATAATAATACCAAGAATAGAAAGCGAAGAGGTTAAGAGGAGGCTGTTTTCAAAGCTTTAA
- a CDS encoding DMT family transporter encodes MEEKTRASLILLSLSVIWGSTFPIMKVAVASFPPLTFIALRFWTASVIMFISLRKKLKRHQVIPGLILGITLFLGHGFQIVGLKYTTASNSAFITSLYVVFTPFVAYLILRKGIKAEDSIALSLAIIGLYLISNARLSLNYGDLLTMIAALSFAFQIVLVEYFSRYGIGIAFWQVFWNAMLSTSYALIVEGLQMPKESVLLAILYTGIFATALAFFAQVKYQPKVEPYRAAILYSAEPVFGHLFSLITLGEVLSIKGYLGALLIMSAIWIELYKEKLNRD; translated from the coding sequence ATGGAGGAGAAGACAAGAGCTTCACTAATCCTCCTTAGTCTCTCGGTAATCTGGGGTTCAACGTTTCCTATAATGAAGGTAGCTGTCGCTAGCTTCCCTCCACTTACTTTCATAGCCCTAAGATTTTGGACAGCTTCAGTAATAATGTTCATTTCCCTAAGAAAGAAGTTGAAAAGACATCAAGTAATTCCTGGGTTAATTTTGGGGATAACCCTATTCCTAGGGCATGGTTTTCAGATCGTTGGACTAAAGTACACTACAGCTTCAAACTCGGCCTTTATAACTTCCCTCTACGTCGTTTTTACCCCTTTTGTCGCTTATTTAATCCTAAGGAAGGGAATAAAGGCCGAAGATTCCATTGCTCTATCTTTAGCCATCATTGGCCTTTACCTAATTTCCAACGCGAGGCTGTCCTTAAACTATGGGGATCTCCTTACAATGATAGCGGCATTAAGCTTCGCCTTCCAGATAGTTCTCGTGGAGTATTTCAGCAGGTATGGAATAGGAATAGCCTTTTGGCAGGTCTTTTGGAATGCCATGCTTTCGACGTCCTACGCTCTAATTGTTGAAGGCTTACAAATGCCAAAGGAGAGCGTTCTCCTTGCAATCCTTTACACCGGAATATTCGCCACGGCATTAGCGTTCTTCGCTCAGGTTAAGTACCAGCCCAAGGTTGAACCCTATAGAGCGGCAATACTCTACTCTGCCGAACCTGTATTCGGGCATTTATTCTCCCTTATAACCCTGGGAGAGGTTCTTTCAATAAAAGGCTACTTAGGGGCACTCCTGATAATGTCGGCAATATGGATAGAATTGTACAAAGAAAAGCTTAATAGGGATTGA
- a CDS encoding S9 family peptidase, producing the protein MSGIEWNEKTFTKFAYLGDPRTKGNLAAYVLTKANLESNKYESTIVIEDLETGKRKYIENASMPRISPDGKRIAFMRANEEKKKSEIWVADIETLTAKKVLEAKNVKSVEWNEDSRRLLVVGFKRRDDEDFVFEDDVPVWFDRLGFFDGEKTTFWILDTEAEEIIEEFEKPRFSLGIWHGNSIVVNVPHRKGIPQYFKFWDIYIWKDGEEEKIFEKVSFQAVDSDGKRILLYGKPEKKYMSEHDKLYIYEDGKVTGIMEEIDREAGQAKIKDGKVYFTLYEEGSVNLYVWDGEIKEIAKGKHWIMGFDVDKVVVYLKETATRLRELYVWDGEERQLTDYNGLIFKKLKTYEPKHFRFKSLDLEIDGWYIKPEIKEGEKAPVIVFVHGGPKGMYGYYFKYEMQLMASKGYYIVFVNPRGSNGYSEDFALRVLTRTGLEDFQDIMNGIEEFFKLEPQADRERVGITGISYGGFMTNWALTQSELFKAGISENGISYWLTSYAFSDIGLWFDKEVIGENPLENENFRKLSPLFYAKNVKAPILLIHSLEDYRCPLDQSVMFYHVLKDLGKEAYIAIFKRGPHGHSITGSPKHRMKRYKLFIEFFERKLKKYEEGFDVEKIMKE; encoded by the coding sequence ATGAGTGGCATCGAATGGAATGAGAAGACCTTTACAAAGTTCGCATATTTAGGCGACCCCAGAACCAAAGGCAATCTAGCGGCCTACGTACTAACAAAGGCGAACCTTGAAAGCAACAAGTACGAGAGTACGATAGTAATTGAAGACCTAGAAACTGGAAAGAGAAAGTACATAGAGAACGCCTCAATGCCCAGGATCTCCCCAGATGGAAAGAGAATAGCGTTCATGAGAGCCAACGAGGAGAAAAAGAAAAGCGAAATCTGGGTTGCCGACATAGAGACCCTTACCGCAAAGAAAGTCCTCGAGGCTAAGAACGTAAAGTCAGTAGAGTGGAACGAAGATTCAAGGAGGCTCCTAGTTGTAGGGTTCAAGAGGAGGGACGATGAAGACTTCGTATTTGAGGATGACGTTCCGGTGTGGTTTGACAGGCTAGGCTTCTTTGATGGGGAGAAGACAACGTTCTGGATCTTAGATACCGAAGCAGAGGAGATAATAGAAGAGTTCGAAAAGCCCAGGTTCTCATTAGGAATATGGCATGGAAATTCGATAGTTGTCAACGTTCCGCACAGGAAGGGAATTCCACAGTACTTCAAGTTCTGGGACATATACATCTGGAAGGATGGAGAAGAGGAGAAGATATTTGAGAAGGTTTCGTTCCAAGCTGTAGACTCCGACGGCAAGAGAATTCTCCTCTACGGAAAGCCAGAGAAGAAGTACATGAGCGAGCACGACAAGCTTTACATCTACGAAGACGGCAAGGTTACCGGAATAATGGAGGAGATCGACAGGGAAGCAGGGCAGGCAAAGATTAAGGATGGAAAAGTCTACTTTACGCTGTACGAGGAGGGTAGCGTTAACCTTTACGTCTGGGATGGTGAGATTAAGGAGATAGCAAAAGGAAAGCACTGGATAATGGGGTTTGATGTTGATAAGGTAGTTGTCTATCTAAAGGAAACAGCTACAAGGCTAAGGGAGCTCTACGTCTGGGACGGAGAAGAGAGACAGCTAACGGACTACAACGGGCTGATATTCAAGAAGCTCAAAACGTACGAGCCAAAGCACTTCCGCTTTAAGTCGCTCGACCTTGAGATAGATGGATGGTACATAAAGCCGGAGATCAAGGAGGGAGAGAAGGCCCCAGTAATAGTCTTCGTCCATGGTGGACCTAAGGGGATGTACGGTTATTACTTCAAGTACGAGATGCAGTTAATGGCCAGCAAGGGCTACTACATAGTCTTCGTCAACCCGAGAGGAAGCAACGGTTACAGCGAAGACTTTGCACTGAGAGTTCTAACTAGAACTGGCCTAGAGGACTTCCAGGATATAATGAACGGGATAGAAGAGTTCTTCAAGCTTGAGCCCCAAGCCGATAGGGAGAGGGTTGGTATTACTGGAATAAGCTACGGAGGATTCATGACCAACTGGGCCCTAACCCAATCCGAGCTGTTCAAGGCGGGAATAAGCGAGAACGGCATAAGCTACTGGCTGACCAGCTATGCCTTCTCCGATATAGGCCTCTGGTTCGACAAAGAGGTTATAGGAGAAAACCCACTGGAGAACGAGAACTTTAGGAAGTTAAGCCCATTGTTCTACGCAAAGAATGTCAAAGCTCCAATACTGCTCATACACTCCCTCGAGGACTACCGCTGTCCGCTTGATCAGTCGGTGATGTTCTACCACGTGCTCAAGGACTTAGGGAAGGAAGCTTACATTGCGATATTCAAGCGCGGTCCGCACGGCCACAGCATCACAGGAAGTCCGAAGCACAGGATGAAGAGGTACAAACTATTCATTGAGTTCTTCGAGAGGAAGCTCAAGAAGTACGAGGAAGGCTTCGACGTGGAGAAGATAATGAAGGAGTAG
- a CDS encoding putative toxin-antitoxin system toxin component, PIN family yields the protein MKRKRVVVDTSVIVSAVLGNPKVAPAKILKHMFAGKFEAYSSNEAMKELYDVLFSNKILKLLGGNAEIAILTYLFVNSSVILVNPKEQVLLCRDPKDNKFLEIAYEAKAEYIVTLDNDLLDLRDENKEVQIYGHRIKILRPEEFLETK from the coding sequence ATGAAAAGAAAGAGAGTTGTCGTCGATACAAGCGTTATAGTCTCGGCGGTATTGGGGAATCCCAAAGTGGCGCCGGCGAAGATCTTGAAACACATGTTTGCTGGAAAATTTGAGGCGTATTCTTCGAACGAGGCAATGAAAGAATTGTATGACGTCCTCTTCAGTAATAAGATTCTGAAGCTCCTTGGAGGTAATGCGGAAATCGCAATTTTGACGTATCTTTTTGTGAATAGCTCTGTTATCTTAGTGAATCCAAAAGAGCAAGTTCTTCTATGTAGGGATCCGAAGGATAACAAGTTTTTAGAAATAGCTTATGAAGCCAAAGCTGAATACATAGTGACCTTGGATAATGACCTCCTTGATTTAAGGGATGAAAACAAGGAAGTTCAAATATATGGGCATAGAATAAAAATCTTAAGGCCTGAAGAGTTTCTTGAAACAAAATAA
- a CDS encoding ribbon-helix-helix domain-containing protein, with protein MKTLIKKKKSARKTVHMSVRVPENVVKAIEILVELGFFKDKSDFVNYALQETLKEYLSNVRIKMTPELVEKYFELLEEASPKLSEKEVLKILEEVRK; from the coding sequence ATGAAGACTTTAATTAAGAAGAAAAAATCGGCAAGAAAAACTGTACACATGAGTGTTAGAGTTCCGGAAAATGTCGTCAAGGCTATTGAGATATTGGTAGAGCTTGGCTTCTTTAAAGACAAGAGTGACTTTGTTAACTATGCCCTTCAGGAAACGCTGAAAGAGTATCTTTCAAATGTAAGGATTAAGATGACTCCTGAATTAGTTGAGAAGTACTTTGAGTTACTAGAGGAAGCAAGTCCAAAACTTTCTGAGAAAGAAGTTCTTAAAATTCTGGAGGAAGTCCGGAAATGA
- the gyaR gene encoding glyoxylate reductase yields MRPKVFITREIPENGIKLLEKEFEVEVWEEEREISRKVLLERVKDVDALVTMLSEKIDREVFENAPRLRIVANYAVGYDNIDVEEATKRGIYVTNTPDVLTDATADLAFALLLATARHLVKGDKFVRTGEWKRKGIAWHPKWFLGYDVYGKTIGIVGFGRIGQAVARRAKGFGMRILYYSRTRKPEVEKELNAEFKPLEELLRESDFVVLAVPLTKETMYMINEERLKLMKPTAILVNVARGKVVDTRALIKALKEGWIAGAGLDVYEEEPYYNEELFSLENVVLTPHIGSATFGAREGMAELVARNLIAFKRGEVPPTLVNREVIKIRKPGFF; encoded by the coding sequence ATGAGGCCGAAGGTCTTCATTACGAGGGAGATTCCAGAGAATGGAATAAAGTTGCTTGAGAAAGAGTTCGAAGTTGAGGTATGGGAGGAAGAAAGGGAGATATCCAGGAAGGTGCTCTTGGAGAGGGTTAAAGACGTTGACGCGTTAGTTACGATGTTAAGCGAGAAAATTGACAGGGAAGTGTTCGAGAATGCCCCGAGGCTTAGGATAGTCGCTAATTACGCAGTTGGCTACGATAACATCGACGTTGAGGAGGCCACAAAGAGGGGAATTTATGTAACGAACACGCCAGATGTCCTTACCGATGCAACGGCCGATCTAGCGTTCGCTTTACTGTTGGCAACGGCAAGGCACTTAGTCAAGGGAGATAAGTTCGTTAGGACGGGAGAGTGGAAGAGGAAAGGAATTGCATGGCATCCAAAATGGTTCCTGGGTTACGACGTTTATGGTAAAACGATAGGAATAGTAGGCTTTGGGAGGATAGGGCAGGCCGTGGCGAGAAGGGCTAAAGGATTCGGAATGAGAATCCTCTACTACTCAAGGACAAGGAAGCCTGAAGTGGAGAAAGAACTGAATGCAGAGTTTAAACCCTTGGAAGAACTCTTGAGGGAGAGCGATTTTGTTGTCTTGGCAGTTCCCTTAACGAAGGAAACCATGTACATGATAAACGAGGAGAGGCTTAAGCTGATGAAGCCTACGGCAATACTGGTGAACGTAGCTAGGGGCAAGGTCGTTGATACTAGGGCATTGATAAAGGCCCTGAAGGAGGGGTGGATAGCTGGGGCTGGACTTGACGTCTACGAGGAGGAGCCGTACTACAATGAGGAGCTCTTCAGCCTTGAGAACGTGGTTCTAACTCCACATATAGGAAGTGCAACCTTTGGGGCTAGAGAGGGGATGGCTGAGTTGGTTGCGAGGAATTTGATAGCATTCAAGAGGGGAGAAGTTCCTCCAACCTTGGTGAACAGGGAGGTCATCAAGATTAGGAAGCCTGGATTCTTCTGA
- a CDS encoding CBS domain-containing protein, with amino-acid sequence MVGIQVQEVMTDKYAKIDINAPLSEAIGIIEKEDPDLILVFDGNVYKGVLTQDLIIRSHLKWDPTKAKVRDVYKPAPVVKPNDDLSHAAKLMLETDLRSLPVGESKAEIMGVISDMALLERVVAEEFGKRKVEEFMTKDVITLSPDDTVAKALATMRDHGISRIPVVDEEGKLEGLVTLHDLIIRFIKPRFRAQAGELVGEKIPPFSMKLREAMIKGVITILPDATVREAVATMKDNNIDGLIVVDENNKVVGVLTVKDLLLPISRMVEKEARFYLQLGGDASALSEFTRERIINDIKRFVDGYSDLLGNEGIIYLYIRRFNEKFRGVHLYQARMRVVTDRGVFVAKGETWGAIQAVHDAIRAIERQLLQKAELERDIRYAKRFIEKLELWR; translated from the coding sequence ATGGTCGGAATACAAGTACAGGAAGTTATGACCGACAAGTATGCCAAGATAGATATAAACGCGCCTCTTTCTGAGGCGATTGGAATTATCGAGAAGGAGGATCCGGATCTAATTCTTGTGTTCGATGGTAACGTGTACAAAGGCGTCCTAACCCAGGATTTGATTATAAGATCTCACCTCAAGTGGGATCCAACTAAGGCAAAGGTTAGGGACGTGTATAAGCCGGCCCCCGTTGTTAAGCCTAACGATGATCTAAGCCACGCAGCTAAGCTCATGCTTGAGACTGATTTAAGATCCCTTCCCGTTGGTGAAAGCAAGGCGGAGATAATGGGTGTAATAAGCGATATGGCCCTTCTCGAGAGGGTCGTCGCTGAAGAGTTCGGTAAGAGGAAGGTAGAGGAGTTCATGACTAAGGACGTTATAACCTTGAGCCCAGATGACACCGTTGCAAAGGCCCTAGCTACAATGAGAGATCATGGCATCTCAAGGATCCCAGTGGTTGATGAGGAAGGAAAGCTTGAGGGCCTCGTAACGCTCCACGACCTAATAATAAGGTTCATCAAGCCAAGATTTAGGGCCCAGGCAGGAGAGCTAGTCGGAGAAAAGATACCTCCCTTTAGCATGAAGCTTAGGGAGGCAATGATAAAGGGTGTCATAACTATACTGCCAGATGCCACCGTTAGAGAGGCTGTAGCAACGATGAAGGACAACAACATAGACGGTCTAATTGTGGTGGATGAGAACAACAAGGTCGTTGGAGTGCTCACGGTTAAGGATCTCCTGTTACCAATATCAAGGATGGTCGAGAAGGAGGCTAGATTCTACTTACAGCTAGGTGGTGACGCTTCAGCCCTGAGCGAGTTCACAAGAGAGAGGATAATCAACGACATAAAGAGGTTCGTCGACGGTTACTCTGACCTCTTAGGCAACGAGGGAATAATCTACCTCTACATAAGGAGGTTCAACGAGAAGTTCAGGGGAGTCCACCTATATCAGGCAAGGATGAGGGTAGTTACCGACAGGGGAGTTTTTGTGGCTAAGGGAGAAACCTGGGGTGCCATTCAAGCTGTGCACGATGCCATAAGGGCAATTGAGAGGCAGCTCCTCCAGAAAGCTGAACTTGAGAGGGACATCCGCTACGCCAAGAGGTTCATAGAAAAGCTTGAGCTCTGGCGCTGA
- the nikR gene encoding nickel-responsive transcriptional regulator NikR, which yields MNLVRFGVSIPEELLEKFDRIIEEKGYANRSEAIRDLIRDFIVRYEWEVGNEEVAGTITMVYNHDEADVVKELLDLQHEYLDEIVASLHVHMDEHNCLEVVVVKGEAKKIKRIADRLLSLKGVKHGKLVMTTTGKELV from the coding sequence ATGAACTTGGTTAGATTTGGAGTCTCCATACCTGAGGAGCTCTTAGAAAAGTTCGACCGGATAATCGAGGAGAAAGGCTACGCCAACAGGAGCGAGGCGATAAGGGATCTAATAAGAGACTTTATAGTAAGGTATGAGTGGGAAGTTGGAAATGAGGAAGTTGCAGGAACGATAACAATGGTTTATAACCACGATGAGGCCGATGTTGTAAAAGAGTTACTTGACCTGCAACACGAGTATCTAGACGAAATCGTGGCAAGTCTTCATGTTCACATGGATGAGCACAACTGCTTAGAGGTAGTGGTTGTTAAGGGAGAGGCCAAGAAAATAAAGAGGATTGCCGATAGGCTTCTAAGCCTAAAGGGAGTTAAGCACGGCAAACTTGTAATGACAACTACTGGGAAGGAGCTCGTCTAG
- a CDS encoding DUF7344 domain-containing protein, whose protein sequence is MTFPILFVYAQSSRTILGNERRIWVIECLKQNHGKAEIGKIVDYIAELEGNNTRRHRKSIYVSLVQTHLPKMEREGIIKVERGNVELLKIPQEVERYMKTRDTLNFWPIIYVVFSGAALIASLIRKSNDGVIIALLLLALAVLHWIKASGQ, encoded by the coding sequence ATGACATTTCCAATATTGTTCGTTTATGCCCAATCCTCTAGAACTATTCTAGGTAATGAAAGAAGAATATGGGTAATTGAATGTCTAAAACAGAATCATGGAAAAGCCGAAATTGGAAAGATAGTTGATTATATTGCAGAGTTAGAAGGGAACAACACGAGAAGACATAGAAAGAGTATATATGTGAGCCTAGTTCAAACTCACCTGCCAAAAATGGAAAGAGAGGGCATAATTAAAGTTGAGAGAGGGAACGTTGAACTCCTAAAGATCCCACAAGAGGTAGAAAGATACATGAAAACAAGAGATACACTAAATTTCTGGCCAATTATTTATGTAGTGTTCTCAGGTGCAGCCCTCATCGCTTCCCTCATTAGAAAGAGCAATGACGGCGTTATAATAGCACTTCTCCTTCTTGCTCTTGCAGTTCTTCACTGGATTAAGGCTTCGGGGCAATAG
- a CDS encoding DUF1102 domain-containing protein codes for MEKVNKFGLAIFGLVAVFGLVLGAGATFSDYNASRSVHWDIVTDDTELIDLTPIQPYSYINQTTGKLVIDFSTNNPNYPGYGDGISPASEYNFDEVFGVSNHLWEDMDIVVEIKSTNSHIELYGADGDVYSAYDGVKASASDSARDWVCFVVPNNATVKIGIDLSANGDSPGDTWTGDIEIKAYRLGTEPAYLAGKCGQP; via the coding sequence ATGGAAAAGGTGAATAAATTTGGACTTGCCATATTTGGTCTAGTGGCCGTTTTCGGCCTTGTTCTTGGGGCTGGGGCCACATTTAGCGACTACAATGCCAGCAGAAGCGTACACTGGGACATAGTAACAGATGACACGGAGCTCATTGACTTAACTCCCATACAGCCCTATTCATATATCAATCAAACTACGGGAAAACTCGTCATAGATTTCTCAACGAACAATCCAAATTACCCAGGATACGGGGACGGCATAAGCCCTGCATCAGAGTACAACTTTGATGAAGTTTTTGGAGTAAGCAACCACCTTTGGGAAGACATGGACATCGTAGTAGAAATAAAGTCAACAAACAGCCACATAGAACTATACGGGGCAGATGGTGATGTCTATTCAGCATATGATGGTGTAAAAGCATCAGCTAGCGATTCAGCAAGAGACTGGGTCTGTTTTGTAGTTCCTAACAATGCCACAGTTAAGATAGGAATTGACTTGTCAGCAAATGGTGACAGTCCAGGTGATACTTGGACCGGAGATATTGAGATTAAAGCATACAGGCTTGGCACTGAGCCTGCTTACTTGGCAGGCAAGTGCGGGCAGCCATGA
- a CDS encoding DUF1102 domain-containing protein, with amino-acid sequence MNKLFGFALFFAGLMLAVGAGANFRYFEASRDVNVAIVADDNELIDLTPLQPYVYLNNGKMTIEISSNNPHYPGYGSGLSPDSTYVFEEMFEISNELWENADQDYPICVEVKASDGVQVFAGSFDNPTAGPAGNISVTVYHGSPVKIGMIFNNYGKNLGSEQFQLDINTEAGECTR; translated from the coding sequence ATGAATAAATTATTTGGGTTTGCCCTGTTCTTTGCAGGGCTAATGTTAGCCGTTGGCGCTGGAGCCAACTTCAGGTATTTCGAAGCAAGTAGAGATGTAAATGTCGCTATCGTAGCAGATGACAACGAGCTTATTGACTTGACTCCACTTCAGCCTTATGTATATCTGAACAATGGAAAAATGACAATTGAAATCTCATCAAACAACCCACATTACCCAGGATATGGAAGTGGCCTCAGCCCAGACAGCACGTACGTATTTGAGGAAATGTTTGAGATTAGCAACGAACTATGGGAAAATGCAGATCAAGACTATCCAATTTGTGTAGAAGTGAAGGCCAGTGATGGAGTACAGGTATTTGCAGGATCATTTGATAACCCAACAGCTGGGCCTGCTGGAAACATTAGTGTTACTGTATATCATGGAAGTCCCGTAAAAATAGGGATGATATTCAACAACTATGGAAAGAACCTTGGCAGTGAGCAATTCCAGTTGGATATTAACACCGAAGCAGGTGAATGTACTAGGTGA